In the Drosophila biarmipes strain raj3 chromosome X, RU_DBia_V1.1, whole genome shotgun sequence genome, one interval contains:
- the LOC108026570 gene encoding probable ATP-dependent RNA helicase DDX46, with the protein MSKSSGRDRDRERERERDRDRDRDRERDRERERDSRHDSRARDYDMGKSRNGGGGGGGLGGGSRGGRDDRKRGKDMASERGRRDEKRRKRSRSKDYEKDNSPYYRRMDKERERDRDRDRQREKDREREKEKEREREKDRERERQRERESDGRRAAAAAPLVIPVPSTSSSDEAEEEIDKEEQQRRLEQEMIKRRERIERWRAERKRDTKAAVVAPAVVKSAKKWSLEDESEEDDSNPAPPLDTGKKDAEPDSPPSKFHSIRKRFDDDVVESKFSPVKRPTFSKSFGAKLGIGLAPKSEAEIKKEPPAVEPKKEIKKEPEPAPVKMEILDEPATKQEEKPKKEPEQSQVEDNVESAAGDKPQPEAEPEDDIDPLDAYMQEVNNEMRRVNNFVNPPTKAQGVVILTGVAKKKTATLKKGELIEQNMDSLEYSSEDELEDIRDTAVNLAMKHRKELAKIDHSSVTYAPFRKNFYVEVPELSRMTAGDVEKYRTELEGVQVKGKGCPKPIKTWAQCGVSKKEMDVLRRLGFEKPTPIQCQAIPAIMSGRDLIGIAKTGSGKTLAFILPMFRHILDQPSLEDGDGAIAIIMAPTRELCMQIGKDIRKFSKSLGLRPVCVYGGTGISEQIAELKRGAEIIVCTPGRMIDMLAANSGRVTNLRRVTYVVLDEADRMFDMGFEPQVMRIIDNVRPDRQTVMFSATFPRQMEALARRILKKPIEVIVGGRSVVCKDVEQNVVILNDDAKFFKLLELLGIYQEAGSIIVFVDKQENADILLRDLMKASYPCMSLHGGIDQFDRDSTIIDFKSGKVRLLIATSVAARGLDVKDLILVVNYDVPNHYEDYVHRCGRTGRAGKKGSAYTFITPEQSRYAGDIIRALDLSGTLIPAELQTLWTEYKAAQEAEGKTVHTGGGFSGKGFKFDEQEFNAVKESKKLQKAALGLADSDDEEDIEQDIDQQIEQIFAAKRTVKDTSAAATAAAAAAAAAAAAAAVSGGNPALASAAAQAAAAAAAANLAIAAASAASAAHSAGGALSSDKLELAKRLASKINSSKNLDTKPSVVAVEPMLKGPHVTGAAAPLLTARTVAEQMAAKLNNKLNYQPKEDEEGLGPLMGGTTNSFTKYEEELEINDFPQQARWKVTSKEALAQISEYSEAGLTVRGTYVPQGKNPPDGERKLYLAIESCSELAVQKAKREITRLIKEELLKLSSAHHVFNKGRYKVV; encoded by the exons ATGTCGAAGAGTTCCGG GCGCGACCGGGACAGGGAAAGGGAGCGGGAGCGTGACCGCGATCGAGACCGGGACAGGGAGAGAGACCGGGAGCGGGAGCGTGACAGCCGGCATGACAGCCGCGCTCGCGACTATGACATGGGCAAGTCCAGGAACGGAgggggcggcggcggaggactAGGCGGTGGCTCCCGCGGCGGCCGGGATGACCGCAAGCGCGGCAAGGACATGGCCAGCGAACGCGGAAGACGGGATGAAAAGCGGCGTAAGCGCTCCAGGTCGAAGGACTACGAAAAAGACAA TTCTCCTTATTACAGACGCATGGACAAGGAGCGTGAACGTGATCGGGATCGCGACCGACAGCGGGAAAAGGACCGGGAGCgcgagaaggagaaggagcgcGAGCGGGAGAAGGATCGCGAACGGGAGCGCCAACGGGAGCGGGAGTCAGATGGCAGACGGGCCGCTGCAGCCGCGCCGCTGGTCATACCCGTGCCCTCGACCAGCTCCTCCGACGAGGCGGAAGAGGAGATCGacaaggaggagcagcagcgtcGCCTGGAGCAGGAGATGATCAAGCGGCGGGAGCGCATCGAGCGCTGGCGGGCGGAACGCAAGCGAGACACCAAGGCGGCTGTTGTGGCGCCCGCTGTGGTCAAGTCCGCAAAGAAATGGAGCCTGGAGGATGAGTCCGAGGAGGACGACAGCAATCCGGCTCCGCCGCTGGACACTGGCAAGAAGGACGCCGAGCCCGATTCGCCGCCCTCCAAGTTCCACAGCATTCGCAAGCGCTTCGACGACGATGTGGTCGAGTCGAAGTTCTCGCCCGTAAAGCGTCCCACCTTCAGCAAGTCATTTGGCGCCAAATTGGGCATTGGCCTGGCTCCCAAGAGCGAGGCGGAGATCAAGAAGGAGCCGCCGGCTGTGGAGCCCAAGAAGGAGATCAAAAAGGAGCCCGAGCCAGCTCCCGTAAAGATGGAGATCTTAGACGAGCCCGCCACAAAACAGGAGGAGAAGCCCAAAAAAGAGCCGGAGCAGTCGCAAGTGGAGGACAACGTAGAGTCCGCAGCTGGAGACAAGCCGCAACCTGAAGCCGAGCCGGAAGATGACATAGATCCGCTGGATGCCTACATGCAGGAGGTCAACAACGAGATGCGACGTGTGAACAACTTCGTTAATCCTCCCACCAAAGCTCAGGGCGTGGTCATCCTCACGGGCGtggccaaaaagaaaacgGCCACCTTGAAGAAGGGCGAGCTGATCGAACAGAACATGGACAGCCTGGAGTACTCCAGCGAGGACGAGCTGGAAGACATACGCGACACGGCCGTTAACCTGGCGATGAAGCACCGCAAGGAGCTGGCCAAGATCGATCATTCCTCGGTGACATATGCGCCCTTCCGCAAGAACTTCTACGTCGAGGTGCCGGAGCTGAGTCGCATGACCGCCGGCGATGTGGAGAAGTACCGCACCGAGCTGGAGGGCGTCCAGGTGAAGGGCAAGGGCTGTCCGAAGCCCATCAAG ACCTGGGCCCAGTGCGGCGTTAGCAAGAAAGAGATGGACGTGCTGCGACGGCTGGGCTTCGAGAAGCCCACGCCCATCCAGTGCCAGGCCATACCGGCCATCATGTCCGGACGGGATCTGATAGGTATTGCTAAAACTGGCAGTGGCAAGACGTTGGCATTCATTTTACCAATGTTTAGGCACATTCTGGACCAGCCGAGCCTGGAGGATGGCGACGGCGCAATTGCGATCATAATGGCGCCCACGCGCGAACTCTGCATGCAAATCGGCAAGGACATCCGCAAGTTCAGCAAGTCGCTGGGCCTGCGGCCAGTTTGTGTCTACGGCGGCACCGGGATCTCCGAGCAGATTGCCGAGCTGAAGCGCGGCGCGGAGATAATTGTGTGCACGCCGGGTCGCATGATCGATATGCTGGCGGCGAATTCCGGACGTGTGACGAATCTGCGCCGCGTCACCTATGTCGTTCTGGACGAGGCCGACCGCATGTTCGACATGGGCTTCGAGCCGCAGGTGATGCGCATCATTGACAATGTGCGGCCGGATCGCCAGACGGTCATGTTCAGCGCCACGTTCCCGCGCCAAATGGAGGCGCTGGCCCGACGCATTCTCAAGAAGCCCATCGAGGTGATCGTCGGCGGGCGGTCGGTGGTGTGCAAGGATGTCGAGCAGAATGTGGTCATCCTCAACGACGACGCCAAGTTCTTTAAGCTGCTGGAGCTCTTGGGCATCTACCAGGAGGCGGGCAGCATCATCGTGTTCGTGGACAAGCAGGAGAACGCCGACATCCTGCTGCGCGACCTGATGAAGGCCTCGTATCCCTGCATGAGCCTGCACGGCGGCATCGATCAGTTCGATCGCGACTCCACCATCATCGACTTCAAGTCGGGCAAGGTGCGGCTGTTGATCGCCACCTCGGTGGCAGCGCGCGGCCTGGACGTTAAGGATCTCATCCTGGTGGTCAACTACGATGTGCCCAACCACTACGAGGACTACGTGCACAG ATGTGGTCGCACCGGTCGAGCGGGCAAGAAGGGTAGCGCCTACACGTTCATAACACCTGAACAGTCGCGCTATGCCGGCGACATCATCCGCGCCCTGGACCTATCCGGCACCCTGATCCCCGCCGAGCTGCAAACCCTTTGGACCGAGTACAAGGCCGCCCAGGAGGCCGAGGGCAAGACGGTGCACACGGGCGGCGGTTTCAGCGGCAAGGGCTTCAAGTTCGACGAGCAGGAATTCAACGCCGTCAAGGAGAGCAAGAAGCTGCAGAAGGCGGCCCTGGGACTGGCCGATTCCGACGATGAGGAGGACATCGAGCAGGACATTGACCAGCAGATCGAGCAAATCTTTGCGGCCAAGCGCACGGTGAAGGATACTTCGGCTGCGGCCAcggctgctgcggcggctgccgctgcggctgctgctgccgccgccgttTCGGGAGGAAATCCCGCCCTGGCCTCGGCGGCGGCCcaagcggcggcagcagcagctgctgccaaTTTGGCCATAGCAGCGGCTTCGGCGGCGAGCGCTGCTCATAGCGCTGGCGGAGCCCTCAGCTCCGACAAACTGGAGCTGGCCAAGCGGCTGGCCTCCAAGATCAACAGCAGCAAGAACCTGGACACCAAGCCCAGCGTGGTGGCCGTGGAGCCCATGCTCAAGGGCCCGCATGTCACGGGCGCCGCCGCACCGCTGTTAACCGCCCGAACGGTGGCCGAGCAGATGGCCGCCAAGCTGAACAACAAGCTCAACTACCAGCCCAAGGAGGATGAGGAGGGACTGGGCCCGCTGATGGGCGGCACCACCAATTCGTTTACAAAATacgaggaggagctggagatTAACGATTTCCCGCAGCAGGCGCGCTGGAAGGTCACCTCCAAGGAGGCGCTCGCCCAGATCTCCGAGTACTCGGAGGCGGGTCTCACCGTGCGTGGAACGTATGTGCCGCAGGGCAAGAATCCACCGGATGGCGAGAGGAAGCTCTACCTGGCCATCGAGAGTTGCAGCGAGCTGGCCGTGCAGAAGGCCAAGCGCGAGATCACGCGTCTCATCAAGGAGGAGCTGCTGAAGCTCAGTTCCGCTCACCACGTCTTTAACAAGGGACGCTACAAGGTGGTCTAG
- the LOC108026442 gene encoding serine/threonine-protein phosphatase alpha-3 isoform, giving the protein MGEVLNLDSIISRLLEVRGARPGKNVQLSEGEIRGLCLKSREILLSQPILLELEAPLKICGDIHGQYYDLLRLFEYGGYPPESNYLFLGDYVDRGKQSLETICLLLAYKIKYSENFFLLRGNHECASINRIYGFYDECKRRYTIKLWKTFTDCFNCLPVVAIVDEKIFCCHGGLSPDLTSMEQIRRIMRPTDVPDQGLLCDLLWSDPDKDTIGWGENDRGVSFTFGAEVVGKFLQKHDLDLICRAHQVVEDGYEFFAKRQLVTLFSAPNYCGEFDNAGAMMSVDDTLMCSFQILKPVEKRKK; this is encoded by the coding sequence ATGGGCGAGGTGCTCAACCTGGACAGCATCATCTCGCGGCTGCTGGAGGTGCGCGGCGCCAGGCCCGGCAAGAATGTCCAGCTGTCTGAGGGCGAGATCCGCGGCCTGTGCCTCAAGTCGCGCGAGATCCTGCTCTCCCAGCCCATACTCCTGGAGCTGGAGGCGCCGCTGAAGATCTGCGGCGACATCCATGGCCAGTACTACGACCTGCTGCGCCTCTTCGAGTACGGCGGCTATCCGCCGGAGTCGAACTACCTCTTCCTGGGCGACTACGTCGATCGGGGCAAGCAGTCGCTGGAGACCATCTGCCTGCTGCTGGCCTACAAGATCAAGTACTCGGAGAACTTCTTCCTGCTGCGGGGCAACCACGAGTGCGCCAGCATCAACAGGATCTATGGGTTCTACGACGAGTGCAAGCGGCGCTACACGATCAAGCTGTGGAAGACCTTCACGGACTGCTTCAACTGCCTGCCGGTGGTGGCGATTGTGGACGAGAAGATCTTCTGCTGCCACGGCGGCCTGAGTCCCGACCTGACCTCCATGGAGCAGATCCGGCGCATCATGCGGCCCACGGACGTGCCGGACCAGGGGCTGCTCTGCGACCTGCTGTGGTCCGATCCGGACAAGGACACCATCGGCTGGGGCGAGAACGACCGCGGCGTGAGCTTCACCTTCGGCGCCGAGGTGGTGGGCAAGTTCCTGCAGAAGCACGACCTGGACCTCATCTGCCGCGCCCACCAGGTCGTCGAGGACGGGTACGAGTTCTTCGCCAAGCGCCAGCTGGTCACCCTCTTCTCGGCGCCCAACTACTGCGGCGAGTTCGACAACGCCGGCGCCATGATGTCCGTGGACGACACGCTGATGTGTTCCTTCCAAATCCTCAAGCCCGTGGAGAAGCGCAAGAAGTAG
- the LOC127010917 gene encoding titin-like, producing the protein MHSNRDLHIRKGYSWPELGKSEARCPFCTFNKKLISSVQAEGVEKLSRHEANGKPNKIKPEVPPKPKRKLDLVVTENQKIIPSSETKNEAVMIPKQGVKLEVRPEEISQTKPEVIMQNGPDVKSLTKTEVKEGQVRRSEPEQRPLDYPRVEPADKLVLFPLANPEVKSPTKPDEVTLTKSKVILHTNTRVIRQNSEVVIPTSGNKAEGEDKPTRTVRVSFQATLQVRRLTKEYVTFKAEPQPKPEVIRQTGGACVLTPKSDVEPNQDMIFKRNTIPFSETQVKLHPQNVATSMAGNKLMPAAIPQVIRQADEVNFPKPKVEATQGIKGDAHATPVLLPLSKPEVKMQPKELVIPKPENKPEQGAEPSQCRDFVKTENNIKLKAKLNQEVNFKPQLIPDVFSLSKPEVILQSNEVISKLENIFKQKAEESQGTDIPKEINNTKLEPKLNKEVSFNRRFVPDVLSLAKPEVKMQSKSKLNSEPSLDTEIPNANKIKLKSKWEKEFKLDVLTLTEQESQVEPDKKMILKPKLKEEVYLRRQFMPDVLPLTKPEVILQSKKVVFSKPENNFKLIAEPSQETGTPKAYENVKSEAKLNEEEFCKPRFVPDVLSLTKPDVKMQSNEVGLSKPEHNFKLIAGPREKTDIPKSDKRTNLGTKLNEEVYFKRRFELDVPLLSKPEVKMQSKDEVLSKPENRFKLKAVTGKRTISKPENRCKAEADLNQEVIFKRRFKAEIHSLGKPDVIMQSKEIIPNVENKIQRKAKPSQLEDELNQEDIFKPEVAVQSQDNPADKPSQEPESNRCICEVWDMFKTTGRIHPEDEAKLQAHVATYDYSDVGNIDLSHEESDEFLLVHKAKFYLDQRYTERIFCELERMRHEMRIFNETTTRQINEDLDKWFRDKARWAREFRL; encoded by the coding sequence ATGCATTCAAATCGAGATCTTCACATCCGAAAAGGATACTCTTGGCCGGAACTGGGAAAGTCTGAGGCCCGTTGTCCATTTTGCACTTTTAATAAGAAATTGATATCGAGTGTGCAGGCGGAAGGCGTGGAGAAGCTATCAAGACATGAGGCAAACGGAAaacctaataaaataaaaccggAGGTACCCCCAAAACCAAAGCGAAAGCTGGACTTGGTGGTCACAGAAAATCAGAAGATAATACCATCATCAGAGACCAAGAACGAAGCAGTGATGATTCCAAAACAAGGTGTTAAACTAGAGGTTAGGCCGGAGGAAATTTCACAGACCAAACCGGAGGTTATTATGCAGAATGGGCCGGATGTTAAGTCACTGACCAAAACAGAGGTTAAAGAAGGACAAGTTCGTAGGTCAGAGCCAGAGCAAAGACCGCTAGATTATCCCAGAGTTGAACCAGCAGATAAGCTAGTTTTATTTCCACTGGCCAATCCTGAGGTTAAGTCGCCGACAAAACCTGATGAAGTAACTTTAACCAAATCGAAGGTTATACTGCATACCAACACAAGGGTTATAAGGCAGAACAGTGAGGTTGTTATTCCAACGTCTGGGAATAAAGCTGAAGGAGAAGATAAGCCTACCCGAACGGTGAGGGTTAGTTTTCAGGCTACTTTGCAGGTTAGAAGACTGACTAAGGAATATGTTACTTTTAAGGCAGAACCACAACCTAAACCAGAGGTTATAAGGCAGACTGGTGGAGCTTGTGTTTTAACGCCTAAATCAGACGTGGAACCCAACCAAGACATGATATTTAAACGAAATACTATACCGTTTTCCGAAACGCAGGTTAAATTGCATCCTCAAAACGTAGCTACCTCTATGGCAGGGAATAAACTTATGCCAGCTGCTATACCACAAGTTATAAGGCAGGCTGATGAAGTTAACTTTCCTAAACCTAAAGTTGAAGCAACGCAAGGGATAAAAGGTGATGCCCATGCTACACCAGTGCTTTTACCACTAAGCAAACCAGAGGTTAAAATGCAGCCTAAAGAGTTGGTTATCCCAAAGCCAGAGAATAAACCTGAACAAGGAGCTGAACCCAGCCAATGTAGGGACTTCGTTAAGacagaaaataatatcaaattgAAAGCTAAGTTGAACCAAGAGGTAAATTTTAAACCACAGCTTATTCCAGATGTTTTTTCGCTAAGCAAACCAGAGGTTATACTGCAGTCTAATGaggttatttccaagctagagaacatatttaaacaaaaagctGAAGAAAGTCAAGGAACTGATATCCCAAAGGAAATAAACAATACTAAATTAGAAcctaaattaaacaaagaggTTAGTTTTAACCGACGGTTTGTTCCAGATGTTCTTTCCCTTGCGAAGCCAGAGGTTAAAATGCAGTCTAAGTCTAAACTTAACTCTGAACCAAGCCTAGACACTGAAATCCCAAATGCGAATAAGATCAAACTAAAATCAAAATGGGAAAAAGAGTTTAAACTAGATGTCCTAACCCTAACAGAACAAGAGTCTCAAGTTGAACCAGATAAAAAGATGATTTTGAAACCTAAATTGAAGGAAGAAGTATATTTAAGACGCCAGTTTATGCCAGATGTTTTGCCGCTGACCAAACCGGAGGTTATATTGCAgtctaaaaaggttgttttctCTAAGCCAgagaataattttaaactaattGCTGAACCAAGCCAAGAGACTGGTACCCCAAAGGCATATGAAAATGTTAAATCAGAAGCTAAACTAAATGAAGAAGAGTTTTGTAAGCCAAGGTTTGTACCGGATGTTCTCTCACTTACCAAACCAGATGTTAAAATGCAGTCAAATGAGGTGGGTTTGTCTAAGCCAGAGCataattttaaactaattGCTGGACCAAGGGAAAAGACTGATATCCCCAAGTCAGATAAAAGGACGAATTTAGGAACTAAGTTAAATGAAGAAGTATATTTTAAACGTCGGTTTGAACTAGATGTTCCCTTACTTTCCAAACCAGAGGTTAAAATGCAGTCAAAAGACGAGGTTTTGTCTAAGCCAGAGAATAGATTTAAACTTAAAgctgtaacaggtaaaaggactATTTCTAAACCAGAAAACAGGTGTAAAGCAGAGGCAGACTTGAACCAAGAGGTAATTTTTAAGAGAAGGTTTAAGGCAGAAATCCACTCGCTAGGCAAACCAGATGTTATAATGCAGTCCAAAGAGATTATCCCTAAcgtagaaaataaaattcaacgAAAGGCTAAGCCAAGCCAATTAGAAGACGAGTTGAACCAAGAGGACATTTTCAAACCAGAGGTTGCAGTCCAGAGTCAGGACAACCCAGCAGATAAACCCAGTCAAGAACCCGAATCAAACCGGTGTATATGCGAGGTTTGGGATATGTTTAAGACAACGGGTAGAATCCATCCGGAGGACGAGGCCAAGTTGCAGGCTCATGTGGCCACCTACGACTACTCCGATGTCGGGAACATAGATTTGTCGCATGAGGAATCAGATGAGTTTTTGCTGGTCCACAAAGCCAAGTTCTACCTTGACCAGCGGTACACAGAGCGAATCTTCTGCGAGTTGGAGAGGATGCGCCATGAAATGCGGATCTTCAACGAGACGACGACGCGCCAGATAAACGAGGACCTGGATAAGTGGTTCAGGGACAAGGCTCGCTGGGCCCGCGAGTTTcgcctttaa